A window from Thunnus albacares chromosome 19, fThuAlb1.1, whole genome shotgun sequence encodes these proteins:
- the LOC122969490 gene encoding MAP7 domain-containing protein 1-like isoform X2, whose protein sequence is METMDYKDLGHNLEQKLTLTETSLPLQTESQSIPNGDKSLEKDLLTPDDSAFTDLSPKTDSCPKTETPTETDASSKTEARPSTPGTPSNPQPKKDVISSEQRQKLAKERREERARYIAAKKAQWLEKEEKARRLRESQLEDRRRKLEEQRLKAEKRRALLEEKQRQKLEKNKERYEAAIKRSTKKTWAEIRQQRWSWAGGLNQTSRRESRCSASTVNLPRQVDPVINNRLSKSSATLWNSPNRTRSLRLSPWESKIVERLMTPTLSFLARSRSAATLLNNSDSPSASPLNASSHHRPHQNTAERWRVSSASTPDITQRQRRRNSTPVDRKKKEKKDKERENEKEKSALTKEKVQKKRQTASPTTMTQRSRPETSTPKPKNRPPSPAAPKSRPLSPLVPAAAAKTPTGKKTPPPGTKTRPKRAQTPARVQPQTVAAVTVETSHEPQQPDTPEEKKTSGNVPAIVVSSAPITPPSLSPPVVAASSPAVPSVEPAAPAASPAAASASNPTPSATPAAATTTTTTAAAAAATPPAPTSRPSAGTNDPEEAARVLAEKRRQAREQREREERERQEQEHRNRILREEAMAREAEERKRREEEARFMAEQQRLRDEAQRVQEEKEAQERAKAEQEENEKLQKQREEAEAKAREEAERQRIEREKHFQKEEQERLERKKRLEEIMKRTRKSDAGDKKEVKASPQVNGKDTELSKAPENLQSPGAAVLSQSQSVSSPVVNGVQPAAHQNGVSANGEAADFEEIIQLNNNGNPAQTQSGLVSDPILAFEGGEPFLMKTGPIKPQHVAEVL, encoded by the exons ATGGAAACAATGGATTATAAAGACCTTGGACATAATTTGGAGCAGAAGCTGACTCTAACAGAGACAT CTCTGCCCTTGCAGACGGAGTCTCAGTCCATCCCGAATGGGGACAAATCCTTGGAGAAGGACCTTCTGACTCCAGACGACTCAGCCTTCACAGACCTCTCTCCCAAAACAGACTCCTGCCCCAAAACAGAAACCCCCACCGAGACAGATGCCTCCTCCAAGACAGAAGCCAGGCCATCCACCCCCGGCACTCCCAGCAACCCTCAGCCCAAGAAAG ATGTGATAAGCTCAGAGCAACGACAGAAACTTGccaaggagaggagggaggaaagagcCAGATATATCG CGGCGAAGAAGGCCCAGTGGttggagaaagaggagaaggcGAGGCGTTTGAGGGAGAGCCAGCTGGAGGACCGCAGAAGGAAGCTGGAGGAGCAGAGGCTGAAAGCTGAGAAACGCCGAGCcctgctggaggagaaacagagacagaaactaGAAAAGAACAAG GAACGATACGAAGCAGCTATCAAGCGGTCGACAAAGAAGACGTGGGCCGAGATCCGTCAGCAGAGGTGGTCCTGGGCGGGAGGACTCAACCAGACCTCCCGTAGAGAAA GCAGATGCTCGGCCTCCACGGTCAACTTGCCGAGACAGGTGGACCCTGTCATTAACAACAGGCTGTCCAAGTCCTCTGCCACGCTCTGGAACTCCCCCAACAGAA CCCGCAGCCTGCGTCTGAGCCCGTGGGAGAGCAAGATCGTGGAGCGGCTCATGACGCCTACGCTGTCCTTCCTGGCTCGCAGTCGCAGCGCCGCCACCCTCCTCAACAACAGCGACTCTC CCTCTGCCAGCCCGCTGAACGCCTCCTCCCACCACCGCCCGCACCAGAACACCGCCGAGCGCTGGAGGGTCTCCTCCGCCAGCACGCCGGACATCACCCAGCGCCAGCGCCGACGAAACTCCACACCG GTggacagaaagaagaaggagaagaaagacaagGAGAGGGAGAACGAAAAAGAGAAGAGCGCTCTCACAAAAGAGAAGgtgcagaagaagagacagacgGCGTCGCCCACCACTATGACCCAGAGATCCAGGCCAGAGACCAG CACCCCGAAGCCCAAAAACAGACCTCCATCACCCGCAGCCCCCAAAAGTCGGCCATTATCCCCCTTGGTGCCAGCAGCAGCTGCCAAGACGCCCACGGGCAAGAAGACACCACCTCCTGGCACCAAGACCAGACCCAAACGGGCCCAGACGCCCGCTAGGGTACAGCCCCAGACGGTTGCTGCGGTCACCGTGGAAACAAGCCACGAACCCCAGCAGCCCGACACtccagaggagaagaaga CCTCCGGTAACGTTCCTGCCATTGTGGTGTCCTCTGCGCCGATTACACCTCCATCCCTCAGCCCACCGGTTGTAGCAGCATCCTCTCCCGCTGTGCCGAGCGTAGAGCCGGCCGCCCCAGCTGCCTCTCCTGCAGCGGCTTCTGCTAGTAATCCTACTCCTTCTGCTACACCCGCCgctgccaccaccaccaccaccaccgccgctgctgctgctgcaacccCGCCTGCACCAACCAGCAGGCCGTCAGCAGGCACCAACGACCCAGAGGAGGCTGCTCGCGTCCTGGCAGAGAAACGCAGACAAGCTCGAGAGCAGCGAGAGAGGGAGGAGCGGGAGCGGCAGGAGCAGGAGCACAGAAACAG GATTCTGCGGGAGGAGGCGATGGCGCGAGAGGCCGAGGAGAGAAAGcgcagagaggaggaggctcGATTCATGGCCGAGCAGCAGCGTCTGCGAGACGAAGCCCAGCGAGTTcaagaggagaaggaggcgCAGGAGAGAGCCAAAGCCGAGCAGGAGGAGAACGAGAAGCTGCAGAAACAG agAGAGGAGGCTGAAGCTAAAGCCCGCGAAGAGGCCGAGCGTCAGCGCATAGAGAGGGAGAAACACTTCCAGAAAGAAGAGCAGGAGCGACTGGAGAGGAAGAag CGCCTTGAGGAGATCATGAAGAGGACTCGGAAGAGTGATGCAGGAGATAAG AAGGAAGTCAAAGCCTCTCCACAGGTGAACGGCAAGGACACAGAGCTCAGTAAAG CTCCGGAGAACCTGCAGAGTCCCGGTGCAGCAGTGCTCAGCCAGTCACAAAGCGTGTCCAGCCCCGTTGTAAACGGCGTCCAGCCCGCCGCTCACCAGAATGGCGTCTCAGCCAACGGAGAGGCGGCTGACTTCGAGGAGATCATCCAGCTGAACAACAACGGTAACCCGGCACAAACTCAGAGCGGGTTGGTCAGCGACCCGATCCTGGCGTTCGAGGGAGGAGAACCTTTCCTGATGAAAACAGGCCCGATAAAGCCTCAGCATGTCGCAG
- the LOC122969490 gene encoding MAP7 domain-containing protein 1-like isoform X1 yields METMDYKDLGHNLEQKLTLTETSLPLQTESQSIPNGDKSLEKDLLTPDDSAFTDLSPKTDSCPKTETPTETDASSKTEARPSTPGTPSNPQPKKDVISSEQRQKLAKERREERARYIAAKKAQWLEKEEKARRLRESQLEDRRRKLEEQRLKAEKRRALLEEKQRQKLEKNKERYEAAIKRSTKKTWAEIRQQRWSWAGGLNQTSRRESRCSASTVNLPRQVDPVINNRLSKSSATLWNSPNRTRSLRLSPWESKIVERLMTPTLSFLARSRSAATLLNNSDSHSHHCSRSASASPLNASSHHRPHQNTAERWRVSSASTPDITQRQRRRNSTPVDRKKKEKKDKERENEKEKSALTKEKVQKKRQTASPTTMTQRSRPETSTPKPKNRPPSPAAPKSRPLSPLVPAAAAKTPTGKKTPPPGTKTRPKRAQTPARVQPQTVAAVTVETSHEPQQPDTPEEKKTSGNVPAIVVSSAPITPPSLSPPVVAASSPAVPSVEPAAPAASPAAASASNPTPSATPAAATTTTTTAAAAAATPPAPTSRPSAGTNDPEEAARVLAEKRRQAREQREREERERQEQEHRNRILREEAMAREAEERKRREEEARFMAEQQRLRDEAQRVQEEKEAQERAKAEQEENEKLQKQREEAEAKAREEAERQRIEREKHFQKEEQERLERKKRLEEIMKRTRKSDAGDKKEVKASPQVNGKDTELSKAPENLQSPGAAVLSQSQSVSSPVVNGVQPAAHQNGVSANGEAADFEEIIQLNNNGNPAQTQSGLVSDPILAFEGGEPFLMKTGPIKPQHVAEVL; encoded by the exons ATGGAAACAATGGATTATAAAGACCTTGGACATAATTTGGAGCAGAAGCTGACTCTAACAGAGACAT CTCTGCCCTTGCAGACGGAGTCTCAGTCCATCCCGAATGGGGACAAATCCTTGGAGAAGGACCTTCTGACTCCAGACGACTCAGCCTTCACAGACCTCTCTCCCAAAACAGACTCCTGCCCCAAAACAGAAACCCCCACCGAGACAGATGCCTCCTCCAAGACAGAAGCCAGGCCATCCACCCCCGGCACTCCCAGCAACCCTCAGCCCAAGAAAG ATGTGATAAGCTCAGAGCAACGACAGAAACTTGccaaggagaggagggaggaaagagcCAGATATATCG CGGCGAAGAAGGCCCAGTGGttggagaaagaggagaaggcGAGGCGTTTGAGGGAGAGCCAGCTGGAGGACCGCAGAAGGAAGCTGGAGGAGCAGAGGCTGAAAGCTGAGAAACGCCGAGCcctgctggaggagaaacagagacagaaactaGAAAAGAACAAG GAACGATACGAAGCAGCTATCAAGCGGTCGACAAAGAAGACGTGGGCCGAGATCCGTCAGCAGAGGTGGTCCTGGGCGGGAGGACTCAACCAGACCTCCCGTAGAGAAA GCAGATGCTCGGCCTCCACGGTCAACTTGCCGAGACAGGTGGACCCTGTCATTAACAACAGGCTGTCCAAGTCCTCTGCCACGCTCTGGAACTCCCCCAACAGAA CCCGCAGCCTGCGTCTGAGCCCGTGGGAGAGCAAGATCGTGGAGCGGCTCATGACGCCTACGCTGTCCTTCCTGGCTCGCAGTCGCAGCGCCGCCACCCTCCTCAACAACAGCGACTCTC ACTCTCACCACTGCTCCCGTTCAGCCTCTGCCAGCCCGCTGAACGCCTCCTCCCACCACCGCCCGCACCAGAACACCGCCGAGCGCTGGAGGGTCTCCTCCGCCAGCACGCCGGACATCACCCAGCGCCAGCGCCGACGAAACTCCACACCG GTggacagaaagaagaaggagaagaaagacaagGAGAGGGAGAACGAAAAAGAGAAGAGCGCTCTCACAAAAGAGAAGgtgcagaagaagagacagacgGCGTCGCCCACCACTATGACCCAGAGATCCAGGCCAGAGACCAG CACCCCGAAGCCCAAAAACAGACCTCCATCACCCGCAGCCCCCAAAAGTCGGCCATTATCCCCCTTGGTGCCAGCAGCAGCTGCCAAGACGCCCACGGGCAAGAAGACACCACCTCCTGGCACCAAGACCAGACCCAAACGGGCCCAGACGCCCGCTAGGGTACAGCCCCAGACGGTTGCTGCGGTCACCGTGGAAACAAGCCACGAACCCCAGCAGCCCGACACtccagaggagaagaaga CCTCCGGTAACGTTCCTGCCATTGTGGTGTCCTCTGCGCCGATTACACCTCCATCCCTCAGCCCACCGGTTGTAGCAGCATCCTCTCCCGCTGTGCCGAGCGTAGAGCCGGCCGCCCCAGCTGCCTCTCCTGCAGCGGCTTCTGCTAGTAATCCTACTCCTTCTGCTACACCCGCCgctgccaccaccaccaccaccaccgccgctgctgctgctgcaacccCGCCTGCACCAACCAGCAGGCCGTCAGCAGGCACCAACGACCCAGAGGAGGCTGCTCGCGTCCTGGCAGAGAAACGCAGACAAGCTCGAGAGCAGCGAGAGAGGGAGGAGCGGGAGCGGCAGGAGCAGGAGCACAGAAACAG GATTCTGCGGGAGGAGGCGATGGCGCGAGAGGCCGAGGAGAGAAAGcgcagagaggaggaggctcGATTCATGGCCGAGCAGCAGCGTCTGCGAGACGAAGCCCAGCGAGTTcaagaggagaaggaggcgCAGGAGAGAGCCAAAGCCGAGCAGGAGGAGAACGAGAAGCTGCAGAAACAG agAGAGGAGGCTGAAGCTAAAGCCCGCGAAGAGGCCGAGCGTCAGCGCATAGAGAGGGAGAAACACTTCCAGAAAGAAGAGCAGGAGCGACTGGAGAGGAAGAag CGCCTTGAGGAGATCATGAAGAGGACTCGGAAGAGTGATGCAGGAGATAAG AAGGAAGTCAAAGCCTCTCCACAGGTGAACGGCAAGGACACAGAGCTCAGTAAAG CTCCGGAGAACCTGCAGAGTCCCGGTGCAGCAGTGCTCAGCCAGTCACAAAGCGTGTCCAGCCCCGTTGTAAACGGCGTCCAGCCCGCCGCTCACCAGAATGGCGTCTCAGCCAACGGAGAGGCGGCTGACTTCGAGGAGATCATCCAGCTGAACAACAACGGTAACCCGGCACAAACTCAGAGCGGGTTGGTCAGCGACCCGATCCTGGCGTTCGAGGGAGGAGAACCTTTCCTGATGAAAACAGGCCCGATAAAGCCTCAGCATGTCGCAG
- the LOC122969490 gene encoding MAP7 domain-containing protein 1-like isoform X3, which translates to METMDYKDLGHNLEQKLTLTETSLPLQTESQSIPNGDKSLEKDLLTPDDSAFTDLSPKTDSCPKTETPTETDASSKTEARPSTPGTPSNPQPKKDVISSEQRQKLAKERREERARYIAAKKAQWLEKEEKARRLRESQLEDRRRKLEEQRLKAEKRRALLEEKQRQKLEKNKERYEAAIKRSTKKTWAEIRQQRWSWAGGLNQTSRRETRSLRLSPWESKIVERLMTPTLSFLARSRSAATLLNNSDSHSHHCSRSASASPLNASSHHRPHQNTAERWRVSSASTPDITQRQRRRNSTPVDRKKKEKKDKERENEKEKSALTKEKVQKKRQTASPTTMTQRSRPETSTPKPKNRPPSPAAPKSRPLSPLVPAAAAKTPTGKKTPPPGTKTRPKRAQTPARVQPQTVAAVTVETSHEPQQPDTPEEKKTSGNVPAIVVSSAPITPPSLSPPVVAASSPAVPSVEPAAPAASPAAASASNPTPSATPAAATTTTTTAAAAAATPPAPTSRPSAGTNDPEEAARVLAEKRRQAREQREREERERQEQEHRNRILREEAMAREAEERKRREEEARFMAEQQRLRDEAQRVQEEKEAQERAKAEQEENEKLQKQREEAEAKAREEAERQRIEREKHFQKEEQERLERKKRLEEIMKRTRKSDAGDKKEVKASPQVNGKDTELSKAPENLQSPGAAVLSQSQSVSSPVVNGVQPAAHQNGVSANGEAADFEEIIQLNNNGNPAQTQSGLVSDPILAFEGGEPFLMKTGPIKPQHVAEVL; encoded by the exons ATGGAAACAATGGATTATAAAGACCTTGGACATAATTTGGAGCAGAAGCTGACTCTAACAGAGACAT CTCTGCCCTTGCAGACGGAGTCTCAGTCCATCCCGAATGGGGACAAATCCTTGGAGAAGGACCTTCTGACTCCAGACGACTCAGCCTTCACAGACCTCTCTCCCAAAACAGACTCCTGCCCCAAAACAGAAACCCCCACCGAGACAGATGCCTCCTCCAAGACAGAAGCCAGGCCATCCACCCCCGGCACTCCCAGCAACCCTCAGCCCAAGAAAG ATGTGATAAGCTCAGAGCAACGACAGAAACTTGccaaggagaggagggaggaaagagcCAGATATATCG CGGCGAAGAAGGCCCAGTGGttggagaaagaggagaaggcGAGGCGTTTGAGGGAGAGCCAGCTGGAGGACCGCAGAAGGAAGCTGGAGGAGCAGAGGCTGAAAGCTGAGAAACGCCGAGCcctgctggaggagaaacagagacagaaactaGAAAAGAACAAG GAACGATACGAAGCAGCTATCAAGCGGTCGACAAAGAAGACGTGGGCCGAGATCCGTCAGCAGAGGTGGTCCTGGGCGGGAGGACTCAACCAGACCTCCCGTAGAGAAA CCCGCAGCCTGCGTCTGAGCCCGTGGGAGAGCAAGATCGTGGAGCGGCTCATGACGCCTACGCTGTCCTTCCTGGCTCGCAGTCGCAGCGCCGCCACCCTCCTCAACAACAGCGACTCTC ACTCTCACCACTGCTCCCGTTCAGCCTCTGCCAGCCCGCTGAACGCCTCCTCCCACCACCGCCCGCACCAGAACACCGCCGAGCGCTGGAGGGTCTCCTCCGCCAGCACGCCGGACATCACCCAGCGCCAGCGCCGACGAAACTCCACACCG GTggacagaaagaagaaggagaagaaagacaagGAGAGGGAGAACGAAAAAGAGAAGAGCGCTCTCACAAAAGAGAAGgtgcagaagaagagacagacgGCGTCGCCCACCACTATGACCCAGAGATCCAGGCCAGAGACCAG CACCCCGAAGCCCAAAAACAGACCTCCATCACCCGCAGCCCCCAAAAGTCGGCCATTATCCCCCTTGGTGCCAGCAGCAGCTGCCAAGACGCCCACGGGCAAGAAGACACCACCTCCTGGCACCAAGACCAGACCCAAACGGGCCCAGACGCCCGCTAGGGTACAGCCCCAGACGGTTGCTGCGGTCACCGTGGAAACAAGCCACGAACCCCAGCAGCCCGACACtccagaggagaagaaga CCTCCGGTAACGTTCCTGCCATTGTGGTGTCCTCTGCGCCGATTACACCTCCATCCCTCAGCCCACCGGTTGTAGCAGCATCCTCTCCCGCTGTGCCGAGCGTAGAGCCGGCCGCCCCAGCTGCCTCTCCTGCAGCGGCTTCTGCTAGTAATCCTACTCCTTCTGCTACACCCGCCgctgccaccaccaccaccaccaccgccgctgctgctgctgcaacccCGCCTGCACCAACCAGCAGGCCGTCAGCAGGCACCAACGACCCAGAGGAGGCTGCTCGCGTCCTGGCAGAGAAACGCAGACAAGCTCGAGAGCAGCGAGAGAGGGAGGAGCGGGAGCGGCAGGAGCAGGAGCACAGAAACAG GATTCTGCGGGAGGAGGCGATGGCGCGAGAGGCCGAGGAGAGAAAGcgcagagaggaggaggctcGATTCATGGCCGAGCAGCAGCGTCTGCGAGACGAAGCCCAGCGAGTTcaagaggagaaggaggcgCAGGAGAGAGCCAAAGCCGAGCAGGAGGAGAACGAGAAGCTGCAGAAACAG agAGAGGAGGCTGAAGCTAAAGCCCGCGAAGAGGCCGAGCGTCAGCGCATAGAGAGGGAGAAACACTTCCAGAAAGAAGAGCAGGAGCGACTGGAGAGGAAGAag CGCCTTGAGGAGATCATGAAGAGGACTCGGAAGAGTGATGCAGGAGATAAG AAGGAAGTCAAAGCCTCTCCACAGGTGAACGGCAAGGACACAGAGCTCAGTAAAG CTCCGGAGAACCTGCAGAGTCCCGGTGCAGCAGTGCTCAGCCAGTCACAAAGCGTGTCCAGCCCCGTTGTAAACGGCGTCCAGCCCGCCGCTCACCAGAATGGCGTCTCAGCCAACGGAGAGGCGGCTGACTTCGAGGAGATCATCCAGCTGAACAACAACGGTAACCCGGCACAAACTCAGAGCGGGTTGGTCAGCGACCCGATCCTGGCGTTCGAGGGAGGAGAACCTTTCCTGATGAAAACAGGCCCGATAAAGCCTCAGCATGTCGCAG